The following coding sequences lie in one Hyalangium ruber genomic window:
- a CDS encoding two-component system sensor histidine kinase NtrB: MRHTLIPILLLCLALASVGVGGFGVIQHNRAALVHQFAVDRQAQLDEATRGVTEALEDVGEDLRFAGELLSQPGTTQEHRRELRALLEVVGGFKAIAAYEEQGAERLRLVDRRADPRVVQGTFFPQMAETARRALERPPGDITSSPPLVGDERVWLRILATAIPVDEGQPRGTVAVLVDMESFFSPLRIVTSDPEARLLLVGAHGRASPASDPALASWYQRVGTDAGAVPQYASLVSKMRAGERGTILLGEQEAERLGLGRADAVAAFTPIQLKGGSHWSAATLVSTATLRSHEQGLILRLSLAALLVALFLVAFAVYVVLAQRRAVALRESRRHADQLAHLHDKTQKILDHIPTGVLALTAEGRISAVNQALRTRMPPSVVGAPLAAAFPQAPEPVVSRLGELVGAATREARVRSLLGEPLALFGEEGQYSIHAVPLEAREPEVRTLLVVEDLSNLRALETQLLRAEKLATVGVLAAGIAHEIGTPLGVVRGRAEYVLGKLGSTHAQAAGVGVMIEQIDLVSRTIRQLLDFSRLQPAAVRPVEFVPLTRDVYELLRLEAERRRVRITLEIPEGLPPLAADPDQLQQVLVNLMLNACDACGPGGEVRVSAVAPDGSSSGAWGFVTLTVKDDGCGIPPESLNQVFDPFFTTKKRGQGTGLGLTMVAHVVRNHGGRVELESEQGRGTRITLLWPASGPAMTEERHVS; the protein is encoded by the coding sequence GCGCTTCGCCGGTGAGCTGCTCTCCCAGCCGGGGACCACCCAGGAGCACCGGCGCGAGCTGCGGGCCCTACTGGAGGTAGTCGGCGGGTTCAAGGCCATCGCCGCGTACGAGGAGCAGGGAGCCGAGCGGCTGCGGCTGGTGGATCGGCGTGCCGATCCCCGGGTGGTCCAGGGGACGTTCTTCCCGCAGATGGCGGAGACGGCGCGTCGAGCGCTCGAGCGCCCTCCTGGGGACATCACCAGCTCGCCGCCGTTGGTGGGAGATGAGCGCGTGTGGCTGCGCATCCTCGCTACCGCCATCCCCGTGGACGAAGGCCAGCCGCGTGGGACGGTCGCGGTGTTGGTGGATATGGAGTCCTTCTTTTCTCCCCTGCGGATCGTGACGTCGGATCCCGAGGCGCGCCTGCTGTTGGTCGGCGCGCATGGAAGGGCCAGCCCCGCCAGCGATCCGGCACTCGCGAGCTGGTACCAGCGGGTGGGAACGGACGCGGGGGCCGTCCCTCAGTACGCCTCCCTCGTCTCGAAGATGAGGGCGGGGGAGCGGGGCACGATCCTCTTGGGAGAGCAGGAGGCGGAGCGGCTGGGACTGGGGCGGGCGGACGCGGTGGCGGCGTTCACGCCCATTCAGCTCAAGGGTGGCAGCCACTGGTCCGCGGCGACGTTGGTCTCCACGGCCACGCTGCGCTCGCACGAGCAGGGACTCATCCTGAGGCTGTCCCTGGCGGCCCTGCTGGTGGCGCTGTTCCTGGTGGCCTTCGCGGTGTACGTGGTCCTGGCGCAGCGCCGCGCCGTGGCCCTGCGCGAGAGCCGCCGGCATGCGGACCAGCTCGCGCACCTGCACGACAAGACGCAGAAGATCCTCGATCACATCCCCACCGGGGTGCTGGCACTGACGGCCGAGGGGCGAATCAGCGCGGTGAACCAGGCCCTTCGGACTCGGATGCCGCCGAGCGTCGTGGGCGCTCCCCTGGCGGCGGCCTTTCCCCAGGCTCCGGAGCCGGTGGTGTCCCGGCTGGGCGAGCTGGTGGGCGCGGCGACGCGAGAGGCCCGGGTTCGCAGCCTGCTGGGCGAGCCGCTCGCGCTGTTCGGAGAGGAAGGACAGTACAGCATCCACGCCGTGCCGCTCGAGGCGCGCGAGCCCGAGGTGCGCACGCTGCTGGTGGTGGAGGACCTCAGCAACCTCCGGGCTCTGGAGACGCAGCTCCTGCGCGCCGAGAAGCTCGCCACCGTGGGCGTGCTGGCCGCGGGCATCGCGCATGAGATTGGCACTCCGCTGGGTGTGGTGCGCGGCCGGGCCGAGTACGTGCTCGGCAAGCTGGGCTCCACCCACGCGCAGGCGGCGGGGGTGGGCGTCATGATCGAGCAGATCGATCTGGTGAGCCGGACCATCCGCCAGCTCCTGGACTTCTCGCGCCTGCAGCCCGCGGCGGTGCGGCCCGTGGAGTTCGTGCCGCTGACGCGCGATGTGTACGAGCTGCTCCGGCTCGAAGCCGAGCGGCGCCGCGTGCGCATCACGTTGGAGATTCCCGAGGGGTTGCCACCGCTCGCGGCCGACCCGGACCAGCTCCAGCAGGTGCTGGTCAACCTGATGCTCAACGCCTGTGACGCGTGTGGCCCCGGGGGGGAGGTTCGGGTCAGCGCGGTGGCGCCGGATGGCTCCTCCTCCGGGGCGTGGGGCTTCGTGACGCTCACGGTGAAGGATGACGGCTGTGGCATCCCCCCGGAGAGCCTCAACCAGGTGTTCGACCCCTTCTTCACGACGAAGAAGCGGGGGCAGGGGACGGGGCTGGGGCTGACGATGGTGGCGCACGTGGTGCGCAACCACGGAGGACGGGTGGAACTGGAGAGCGAGCAGGGGCGCGGTACCCGCATCACCTTGTTGTGGCCCGCCTCCGGGCCCGCGATGACCGAGGAGCGACATGTCAGCTAA